Proteins found in one Camelus bactrianus isolate YW-2024 breed Bactrian camel chromosome X, ASM4877302v1, whole genome shotgun sequence genomic segment:
- the TMEM47 gene encoding transmembrane protein 47 → MASAGSGMEEVRVSVLTPLKLVGLVCIFLALCLDLGAVLSPAWVTADHQYYLSLWESCRKPASLDIWHCESTLSSDWQIATLALLLGGAAIILIAFLVGLISICVGSRRRFYRPVAVMLFAAVVLQVCSLVLYPIKFIETVSLKIYHEFNWGYGLAWGATIFSFGGAILYCLNPKNYEDYY, encoded by the exons ATGGCTTCGGCGGGCAGCGGCATGGAGGAGGTGCGCGTGTCGGTGCTGACCCCGCTGAAGCTGGTCGGGCTGGTGTGCATCTTCCTGGCGCTGTGTCTGGACCTGGGGGCCGTGCTGAGTCCCGCCTGGGTCACGGCCGACCATCAGTACTACCTGTCCCTGTGGGAGTCCTGCCGGAAACCCGCCAGCTTGGACATCTGGCACTGCGAGTCCACGCTCAGCAGCG attggCAGATTGCTACTCTGGCTTTGCTCTTGGGCGGTGCTGCCATCATTCTCATTGCATTCCTGGTGGGTTTGATTTCTATCTGCGTGGGATCTCGAAGGCGCTTCTACAGACCTGTTGCTGTCATGCTTTTTGCAGCAG tTGTTTTACAGGTTTGCAGCTTGGTCCTTTACCCAATCAAGTTCATTGAAACTGTGAGCTTGAAAATTTACCATGAGTTCAATTGGGGTTATGGCCTGGCCTGGGGTGCAACTATATTTTCATTTGGGGGTGCCATCCTTTACTGCCTGAACCCTAAGAACTACGAAGACTACTACTAG